The following proteins come from a genomic window of Zonotrichia leucophrys gambelii isolate GWCS_2022_RI chromosome 4, RI_Zleu_2.0, whole genome shotgun sequence:
- the FGFBP1 gene encoding fibroblast growth factor-binding protein 1 — MRIKSFGLLCVLMLVSQMLLANCERQKERKKGKQGIEHGGKKQKESKQGNEKGQKAKGGKSSPKGKFETKENAECTWSVLDTNAVTLQVRCRQGHSEFWCEFSGDPSSCAQYAANQKSYWRQVSRSLKKQKQICQDPKSVLKSKLCRKGPRSAQLRLTHSSLLTAEGPARENTMNPTKEVVQAPADASVTEKRLEQSPQDCVEDVDYIDQKKVAEEYCPEGLLSFCNFFITMVQDKRC; from the coding sequence ATGAGGATCAAAAGTTTTGGACTCCTTTGTGTGTTGATGCTGGTCTCCCAGATGCTCCTGGCCAACTGtgaaaggcagaaggaaagaaaaaagggaaaacaaggcaTAGAACAtggtggaaaaaaacaaaaggaatctaaacaaggaaatgaaaagggGCAGAaggcaaaaggaggaaaatcatCTCCTAAAGGCAAGTTTGAAACCAAGGAAAATGCTGAGTGCACGTGGTCAGTGCTGGACACAAACGCTGTCACCCTGCAGGTGCGGtgcaggcaggggcacagcGAGTTCTGGTGTGAGTTCTCTGGAGACCCTTCCAGCTGTGCACAGTATGCAGCAAACCAGAAATCCTACTGGAGACAAGTCTCCCGATCGCtcaagaagcagaagcagattTGTCAAGACCCCAAAAGTGTACTAAAATCTAAATTATGCAGGAAAGGCCCACGAAGTGCTCAGCTCAGGTTGACTCACTCAAGCCTGCTAACAGCAGAGGGTCCTGCCAGAGAGAACACAATGAATCCCACCAAAGAAGTTGTTCAGGCTCCAGCAGATGCCTCTGTGACTGAAAAAAGGCTGGAACAGAGTCCTCAAGACTGTGTGGAAGATGTAGATTACATTGACCAGAAAAAGGTGGCTGAGGAATACTGTCCAGAAggtttgctttccttctgcaaCTTTTTTATCACAATGGTCCAAGACAAGCGATGCTGA